From the Diospyros lotus cultivar Yz01 chromosome 13, ASM1463336v1, whole genome shotgun sequence genome, one window contains:
- the LOC127788605 gene encoding uncharacterized protein LOC127788605: protein MVGVSSQPSEIVPFQTTNSVNMDNNSPFTITGHKLNGQNFIQWSQSVMMFICGKGKDDYQTGAVSKPKEDAAQYRIWKAENNMVMSWLINSMNNEIGENFLLYNTTQEIWEAVKEAYSHVENTSELFEIESVLNDLRQGESQVTQYFNSLNKFWLQLDKCDTIQWKCTEDSAKYKEIVEKKRLYKFLIGLNKNLDGVRGRILGTKPLPSLREAFAEVRREESRLKLMLKPSNSGLEHSALFTRGGSLSNPKQKKGRPWCDHCHKPGHTKDTCWDIHGKPLDWKPAHERKSNGNFTATEETTSASNSSLFSKEQMEWLQHNFGKTQLQGSTVAAGSIAHKGSDFGEDDWQC, encoded by the exons ATGGTCGGAGTGAGCAGCCAACCCTCTGAGATTGTCCCTTTCCAAACCACCAATTCTGTGAACATGGACAACAACAGTCCATTCACAATCACCGGTCATAAACTAAATGGCCAGAATTTCATTCAGTGGTCACAATCCGTTATGATGTTCATATGTGGAAAAGGGAAGGATGATTACCAAACTGGAGCAGTCAGCAAACCGAAAGAGGATGCAGCACAGTATCGGATCTGGAAGGCTGAAAACAACATGGTGATGTCTTGGTTGATTAACTCGATGAACAATGAGATAGGTGAGAATTTCTTGTTATACAATACaacccaagaaatttgggaGGCTGTTAAAGAAGCCTACTCCCACGTTGAGAATACTTCCGAGTTGTTTGAGATAGAAAGTGTTCTCAATGACTTACGACAAGGTGAGTCCCAAGTCACTCAATATTTCAATTCTTTGAATAAGTTTTGGCTTCAATTGGATAAGTGTGATACTATCCAATGGAAGTGCACTGAAGATTCtgccaaatacaaagaaatagTGGAGAAGAAGCGGCTGTATAAGTTCTTGATTGGTTTAAATAAAAACCTAGATGGTGTGAGAGGTAGGATTCTTGGCACAAAACCTCTACCAAGCCTCAGGGAGGCGTTTGCTGAGGTTCGCAGAGAAGAAAGTAGGCTGAAACTAATGTTAAAGCCCTCAAATTCAGGGCTGGAACATTCTGCACTATTTACCCGAGGAGGCAGCCTATCAAATCCCAAGCAGAAGAAGGGTCGtccttggtgtgatcattgccaCAAACCTGGTCACACAAAGGATACATGCTGGGATATCCATGGCAAGCCCCTGGATTGGAAACCAGCACATGAAAGGAAGAGTAATGGTAATTTTACAGCAACCGAAGAGACAACTTCGGCCTCAAACTCTAGCTTATTTAGCAAAGAGCAGATGGAGTGGCTGCAGCATAATTTTGGGAAAACCCAGCTGCAGGGTTCTACGGTGGCAGCAGGTTCTATAGCCCACAAAG GATCGGAtttcggggaagatgattggcagtgctga